Proteins encoded by one window of Antechinus flavipes isolate AdamAnt ecotype Samford, QLD, Australia chromosome 4, AdamAnt_v2, whole genome shotgun sequence:
- the TCAP gene encoding telethonin has protein sequence MASAELSCEVSEENLERKEAFWAQWKDLTLSSRPEEGCSVHEEDAQRRETYHRQGQCRALVQRSPLQVMRMGLLGHRLQEYQLPYARTLPLPIFTPSKVGFKEDREATPVQLRELLALETALGGQCLDRREVVEIKKELPPVVAASHPQFGKPGAPRRSLSRSLSQEAQRG, from the exons ATGGCTTCCGCCGAGTTAAGCTGTGAAGTATCCGAAGAGAACTTGGAACGCAAGGAGGCCTTTTGGGCCCAGTGGAAGGACCTGACATTGTCTTCCCGGCCAGAGGAGGG CTGTTCTGTGCACGAAGAAGACGCCCAGCGCCGGGAGACCTACCACCGGCAGGGGCAGTGCCGGGCGCTGGTGCAGCGCTCGCCCCTGCAGGTGATGCGCATGGGGCTGCTCGGCCACAGGTTGCAGGAGTACCAGCTGCCGTACGCCCGGACGCTGCCTCTGCCCATCTTCACGCCCTCGAAGGTGGGCTTCAAGGAGGACCGGGAGGCCACCCCCGTCCAGCTTCGGGAACTCCTGGCTCTGGAAACCGCCCTGGGGGGGCAGTGCCTGGACCGGCGCGAGGTGGTTGAGATCAAAAAGGAGCTGCCCCCCGTGGTGGCCGCCAGCCACCCCCAGTTCGGCAAGCCGGGCGCCCCCCGCCGCTCCCTGTCCCGCTCCCTGTCCCAGGAAGCACAGAGAGGCTGA
- the STARD3 gene encoding stAR-related lipid transfer protein 3, whose translation MTKLPIISSRDLEQSLPAVASLGTSLPRSQSFQPSFLPALPEKRRAISDVRRTFCLFVTFDLLFIALLWIIELNTKTGIKKNLEEEIINYNFKTSFFDIFLLAFFRFSGLLMGYAVLRLRHWWVIAITTLVSSAFLIVKVILSQLLSKGAFGYVLPIVSFVIAWLETWFFDFKVLTQEAEEERWYLAAQAAAARGPLLFPGALSEGQFYSPPESFAGSDNESDDEGAGRKGFSSQDREYIQQGKEAMEVVDQILAQEENWKFEKNNEYGDTVYTIEIPFHGKTFILKAFLQCPAELVYQEVILQPEKMVLWNKTVNACQILHRVEDNTLITYDVSSGAAGGVVSPRDFVNVRRIERRRDRYLSSGIATTHFAKPPLHKYVRGENGPGGFIVLKSPNNPQVCTFVWVLNTDLKGRLPRYLIHQSLAATMFEFAFHLRQRVGELCAQA comes from the exons ATGACTAAGCTGCCGATCATCTCGTCAAGGGACTTGGAGCAAAGTCTTCCAGCTGTAGCCTCCTTGGGCACCTCACTGCCCAGAAGCCAGAGCTTCCAGCCATCCTTCCTCCCTGCCCTCCCAGAGAAGCGCAGGGCCATTTCGGATGTCCGACGGACCTTCTGCCTCTTTGTCACCTTTGACCTGCTCTTCATCGCTCTGCTCTGGATCATCGAGCTGAAT ACAAAGACAGGCATCAAGAAGAATCTAGAGGAAGAGATCATCAACTACAACTTCAAGAcctctttctttgatattttt CTTCTGGCCTTCTTTCGGTTTTCGGGGCTGCTAATGGGCTATGCTGTGCTGAGACTTCGACACTGGTGGGTGATCGCG ATCACTACACTTGTGTCCAGCGCCTTCCTCATTGTCAAGGTCATCCTCTCTCAG CTGCTCAGCAAAGGCGCCTTTGGCTACGTGCTCCCCATCGTTTCCTTCGTCATCGCCTGGCTGGAGACCTGGTTTTTTGACTTCAAGGTCTTGACACAGGAGGCAGAGGAGGAGCGAT GGTACTTGGCTGCCCAGGCTGCTGCTGCCCGGGGTCCCCTGCTCTTCCCTGGGGCGTTGTCTGAAGGACAGTTTtattctcctccagagtcatttgCAG GATCTGACAATGAATCTGATGACGAAGGAGCTGGGAGGAAAGGCTTCTCTAGCCAG GATCGGGAGTATATCCAGCAAGGGAAGGAAGCCATGGAGGTGGTGGACCAGATCCTGGCTCAAGAGGAGAACTGGAAGTTTGAAAAGAACAAC GAGTATGGGGACACAGTGTACACTATTGAAATTCCTTTTCATGGCAAGACATTCATCCTCAAG GCATTCCTGCAGTGTCCGGCAGAGCTGGTGTACCAGGAGGTCATCCTGCAGCCCGAGAAAATGGTCCTGTGGAATAAGACTGTGAATGCTTGCCAG ATTCTTCATCGAGTAGAAGACAACACTCTCATCACCTATGATGTATCTTCAGGGGCCGCGGGAGGTGTCGTCTCCCCCAG GGACTTTGTGAATGTCCGGCGAATCGAGAGGCGAAGGGACAGATACCTCTCTTCAGGCATCGCCACCACCCACTTCGCCAAGCCCCCACTGCACAAATATGTCAG GGGTGAGAATGGGCCCGGCGGCTTCATTGTTCTCAAGTCACCTAACAACCCTCAAGTCTGCACCTTTGTCTGGGTCCTCAACACAGATCTCAAG GGCCGGCTGCCCCGATACCTCATTCACCAGAGCCTGGCCGCCACCATGTTTGAATTTGCCTTCCACCTCCGGCAGCGGGTCGGGGAGTTATGTGCTCAAGCGTAG